A stretch of Henckelia pumila isolate YLH828 chromosome 4, ASM3356847v2, whole genome shotgun sequence DNA encodes these proteins:
- the LOC140861072 gene encoding uncharacterized protein, whose amino-acid sequence MDSTFPSIKNARTSIIRPTIAANQFEIKSAIIQMVQNTVQFCGMTIDDPYAHLTNFLEICDTFKMQGVFDDSIRLNFFTFSLRDKAKAWLTNLPAGSITTSDDLAKAFLTKYFPPSKFMKLRADITTFPQGEQKTLYEAWERYKDLLRRCPHHQLPDGLVVQTFYYGLPHSNRTMLDAASGGNLLRKSPEDGYELIEDMASSSYHPQSDRNAARRSAGIHQVDAFTSVAGQLEVMNKRIEELSYLYAY is encoded by the coding sequence ATGGATAGCACCTTTCCATCCATCAAAAATGCCAGAACAAGCATCATCAGGCCAACCATAGCAGCAAATCAGTTTGAAATAAAGTCTGCTATCATTCAAATGGTGCAAAACACAGTCCAGTTTTGTGGGATGACAATCGATGACCCATATGCTCACCTGACAAATTTTCTAGAAATCTGTGACACTTTCAAGATGCAGGGAGTTTTTGATGACTCTATTCGTTTGAATTTTTTCACTTTTTCGTTACGAGATAAGGCTAAAGCATGGCTAACGAATCTACCTGCAGGTTCCATCACCACTTCGGATGATCTCGCCAAAGCTTTCCTCACCAAATACTTTCCACCATCTAAATTTATGAAACTAAGAGCTGACATCACAACCTTTCCTCAAGGAGAACAGAAAACACTATATGAAGCATGGGAGCGCTACAAAGATCTATTGAGGAGATGCCCACACCACCAACTACCAGACGgtcttgtggtacaaactttttattatGGTCTTCCTCACTCAAATCGCaccatgttagatgcagctTCAGGTGGTAATTTGTTACGAAAATCACCGGAAGATGGATATGAGTTAATTGAGGATATGGCATCCagtagctatcaccctcaatccGACAGGAATGCAGCCAGGAGATCCGCAGGAATTCATCAAGTAGATGCATTCACCTCAGTAGCAGGTCAGCTTGAGGTGATGAATAAAAGAATTGAAGAattatcatatctctatgcatattaa